In Gemmatimonadota bacterium, the genomic stretch ATCGCGTGTCCGATCCAGCCGGCCGTGCGGCCGAGGGCGAACAGGGCCATGGCGCTGCCTTCCGGCATGTTGAGGACGCGGACCAGCGCCGTGAGAGCCAGGTCGATGTTGTACCGGTCCGGGACCAGGCGATGGGTTGTTTCGATGATTTCCCGCGCAAGAAGCAGGTCCTTCGATCCCGGAAACCGGTCCTCCAGCTTGCGCAACAGCAGGCTCGCTCGCGGGTCCACGTCGCGGTAAACGGCGTGGCCGAACCCGGGTATTTTCTCACCGATCCGCAACCTGTTGGCAATCGCCCGTTCAACGCTGCCGATAGATTCCGCCTCCTGAAACAGCGCTTCGACCCGCTCGCTGGCCGCGCCGTGCTTATATCCGCGCAGTGCGGCAAGTCCCGCGCATACCGCGCTGTAGGGCGTCGTTCCGGCCGATGCGGCGCATCGCACGGTAAAGGTCGATACGTTCAACTCGTGATCCGCAAACAGCACCAAGGTCGTATTGATCAGCTCCGCCGCGCCATCAATCTCCGGCGCCCAGGCCCTTCGCAACGCCTGCGCGATCCCACCCATCGGGTCTTCGCCCGTGGCTACCCCTGTCATGAACCAGAGAATACGCATGCCCGTGGCGGCGACCGTGTCCCGCCGCAGATCCAGCGCGGCCAGGTCATCCGCCTCGGCCAGGGGGAGCAGCGTCTGAAAGCGTTCGACGGGTTTGAGCTTCTTCAGTTTCAACCAGCTTTCGCGGTAGTCCCTCTGGTAGGTGTTTGAGAAAATCGGAAAAGAAAACCGCTTGTCATTCGTCCAGATCAATGCCGCGACGCGTTCGAACGATTCATTCGCCGCCAGGATCGTCGCGTCGCGCCCCCGGTAGAACAGCCGTTCATCCGTGATCAGCGTGATCGCCGATTCCAGGATCGGATCTCCCGTGTGCAGGGCCCGTTTTACCGCCCATCCCGGATTCCGGCGGGCGCGCTTGCGGGCTTTCAGCCGTTCGATGTCCTCACTGCGATACAACCGCTTCCGCCGGCCGTCGCCGCTTGCTTCAGACCGGATCATGCCGCGGCTTACATACGCATAGAGCGTCGACGGACTGACGTTCAGCGCGGAGGCCGCTTCGGTGGATGTCATGTATCTTCTGCTGTTCATTACAACGTCCTCTCGTATCGAAAAGTTTCTGGGCAACCGGCCCGCCGTGGGCAACCGGCCCGCTGTGGTATGTCCCATTTCGAAAACTTATGTTGATTGATATTTTAATCAATATTGACAATATGTCAAATTTCCTTTTGTTAGATGCGGAAGGACCATCTGCCATCTGCCTGATAAAGGAGCATTATCCTTGCACCATATCGCCGTACTGCCCGGAGACGGGATCGGACCTGAGATCACCCACGAGGCCGTCAAGGTACTGCAGGCCGTGGGGGAGCGGCACCAGCTGAATCTCGACTTCACCCACCACCTGGTCGGGGGAGCGCTGCTCGATGCGCAGGGCGTCGCATTGTCCGATGAGGTCGTGGAAGTTTGCCGGCGCAGCGACGCGGTGCTCTTCGGCGCGGTGGGCGGCCCCAAATGGGACCATTTGGACATGCAGGACCGGGCGGACCATGCCCTGATTCGTTTACGGCAGGAACTTTCCGTCTACGCGAATCTGCGGCAATTCCGGTTGTACGCGGGGCTGGAGGACGCGTCCGCGGTCAAAGTCGATCTCATTTCCGGGGGCGTTGATTTCATCATACTGCGGGAGCTTTCCAGCGGCGCCTACTACGGACGGCCGAAATTCAGCGAAGTCACTCCCAGCGGCAGAAGGGCCGTCGATACCATCGAGTATTACGATTTCCAGGTCGAGCGGCTGGCCCGTTACGGATACGAACTGGCGCGGCAGAGACGTGGCAGACTGACCTCGATGTCGAAGTGGAATGCCCTGGAATCTTCCAGGCTTTGGCGCGATGTCGTCGAGGAAGTGGCTTCGGAATACTCCGATGTAGATACACGGCATGAAATCGTCGACGCGGGCGCCATGAACCTGATCCAGCGGCCCGCCGAATACGACGTAATCATCATGCCCAACATGTTCGGTGACATTCTGGGCGACGAGGCGGCCGTGCTTGCCGGGTCTATCGGAATGGTCCCGTCCGCGGAGATCTCTCTGGACAGCACCTCGCTGTTTGAGCCGATACACGGAAGCGCGAATGACATCGAAGGGAAGGACATCGCGAATCCCATCGGAATGATTCTGAGCGGCGCCCTCATGCTCCGGTACAGCCTGGAATGTCCGGATGGCGCCGACGATATCGACCGCGCCGTCGGCAGGGTGATCGAAGGTGGCTACAGGACCGCGGACATCCTGAGATCGCCCGGTCAGCAAGAGGTATCCACCTCGGAAATGGGCGATCTAGTGGCCAGAATGTTGAGGGATTGATTACTGCGCAGGATCACACGAATTCCCTGACAGGGAGCTTATCATGACTTACTCAACCGGTCTCAAGGACGTCGTGGCGGCGGAAACCCGGCTGAGTCATGTCGATGGCGAAGCCGGCGTACTGGTCATTGGGGGATATCCACTCGAGGAAATTGCGGAACGTGCGACTTACGAGGAGATGGTCCACCTCCTCTGGCACGGAGCGCTGCCCACCGAGGCTGCCCTCGATGGATTCACGAGTGAACTGGCCGCGAGCCGTCCGCTATCCGGGGTCACCCACGATCTGTTGCGCGGCGCGGCAAAGGAACGCCGACCCGTCATCGACGTGGTTCGCATGGCCGCGGCCTCCCTTCCTTCCATCGACGACACAGCCGACGCCCGATCCCTGGTGGCCGGCCTGCCGACCATGGTGGCGGCCTACTGGCGCCTTCTTCACGGCAAAGAACCGGTAGCACCCGAAGCCAGTCTCGGCCACGCGGCCAATCTGCTGTACATGCTGGACGGCGAAATCCCCGGCGACGACCGGGTACGGGCACTGACGACCTATCTCAACACGGTGATCGACCACGGCATGAACGCCTCCACCTTCACGGCGCGGGTCATCGTTTCCACGCGTTCGGACTTCGTTTCTGCCGTTTCAGGTGCGATCGGCGCGCTCAAAGGACCCCTCCACGGCGGCGCACCCGGCCCCGTCATTTCCATGCTCGAAGCGATCGGCGACGCCGATAACGCCGAATCCTACCTTCGTGCAATACTCGAATCCGGTGAACGGCTCATGGGTTTCGGTCATGCGGTATATCGCGTTCGCGACCCGCGGGCCGACGTCCTTTCACGCGCCGCCCGGACCTTTCTCGACCGGGACGACGACGGCAAGGACGACGACAAGGACGACGACCGGGACGACGACGGCCAGGTCGACTACGGCCACGATGGCCACGACGACCTGTACGCCCTGGCCGTGCACGTCGAGAAAACCGCCCTCGAACTCCTCGAAGAATACAAGCCCGGCCGGCGCCTGCAGACCAACGTCGAGTTCTATACCGCTCTTCTCCTCAAGGGCCTGGGTCTTCACCCGGACCTCTTCACCCCCATGTTCGCCGTGGGACGCGTCGCCGGCTGGACCGCCCACTGCATCGAGCAACAAGCCGTAGACCGCATTTTTCGTCCCGATTCCCATTACTCGGGTGAAATGACCAGGCGGTGGACGCCCGTTGACAATCGGTAGCGCATTACCACGAGTAGCGCATTGTCGCGATTGGCTTTGTTACCGGTAATGATTGCCGCGGTACTTATCGACTTAACGCTGGCATAACGCGTCCGAATTCCGCATAATACCTCCCCGAGACATCGATACGAATATCGGCATGATTTTGGAACGGTCACCAGGGAAATGCTGGGAAAGGAACAGCCAATGGCGATGGTCGATATGAAGCAGATCCACGCCCCGGAAGACGCGACGGACCTGCTGAGCCGCCCCGACGAACTGCGGCAGCGCGCCGCGGAGGACGGCTGCCTGTTCTTTCGACGTCTGCTCGATCCGGCGCGCGTGATGGAGGTCCGGCACCAGATACTCGCCGTGTGCCGGGAACACGGGTGGCTCGCTCCCGGATCGGATCTCAAGGCCGGTATCGCAGATCCCGGCATCAGCGTGTTCGAAGGCGACGACCCCCGCTGGATAGCTGTCTACGACGATGTCCAGCGGATCCGCGAATTCCACGCACTGGCCCTCGACCCCGCGGTAGTCGGTATGCTCGAAGTGCTGTTTGGAGAACCTGTGCTGGCCCACAGCCGGAACATCTGCCGGCTCGTGTTCCCGGATACGAACACCCACTCGACCCCGCCTCACCAGGACAACTACTTCATCGGCGGTTCGGACGAGACGTGGACGGCCTGGATCCCGCTGGGCGACTGTCCGGAGGAACTGGGCGGGCTCGCCGTCAACCGGGGATCCCACCGCGGCGGCATGCTGGAGACGACCGAAGGCGTGGGGCCGGGCGGGCGGCAGGTACCCGTCGAAGACGCCTCCGCGTGGGTAGGCGGTGATTATGTCTGCGGCGACGTCATCATCCTGCACAGCCTGACCATCCACCAGGGCCGGGACAACATGACGGCGGACCGTCTCCGGCTGTCGTCCGATTACCGGTACCAGCCGAGAAGCCACCCGGTCCGGGAGGATTCCCTCCAGCCCCACATGAACTGGTTGACGTGGGACCAGATCTACGAAAACTGGGATGAGGACGATCCGGTGAAGTACTACTGGAAGGACTGGGACCTGGACGTGGTCAAGCGGGAGCCGCGGTAGTCGGTCCGCGAGGCGAACCGCCGCGAATACCACGCGGACCGCTCATTGATTTGCACGCGCCTGGTCACACCCTGCGCCAGGACATGCCCCGCACCTGGACACGCTGTCCCAGGACACCCCGGACATGCCCAATCCCCTTACAAAAACCGCCAGGCACCTGCTGCGGATGTTCTTACCCAAACCGATGGCGGAGCCGGTCGATATGTCGGGGCGTCACGTGATCGTGACCGGGGCGTCACCCGGTTCGCTCGGGTACGAAGCCGCGAGGATCCTCGCCGGCTGGGGCGCGACGGTCGTGGCGACCCGGGTCCGAGACGTGGTCCTGATGGAAGCGGCGCTGAAAGACGACCTGCGCAAGCGCGGCACCAACGCGGACAAACTCTCGGCGCACGCACTGGATCTCTCCGACCCGCACAGCGTCAACGCCTTCGCCACCTGGTACCGCGAAAGTCACCAGGGCAAGCTCCATGTACTGGTCAACAACGCGGGCATTCACAGGAAGACCCTGGCCCCTCGCACGGAAACGCCTTTGACCGATGACGGCT encodes the following:
- a CDS encoding phytanoyl-CoA dioxygenase family protein; translated protein: MLGKEQPMAMVDMKQIHAPEDATDLLSRPDELRQRAAEDGCLFFRRLLDPARVMEVRHQILAVCREHGWLAPGSDLKAGIADPGISVFEGDDPRWIAVYDDVQRIREFHALALDPAVVGMLEVLFGEPVLAHSRNICRLVFPDTNTHSTPPHQDNYFIGGSDETWTAWIPLGDCPEELGGLAVNRGSHRGGMLETTEGVGPGGRQVPVEDASAWVGGDYVCGDVIILHSLTIHQGRDNMTADRLRLSSDYRYQPRSHPVREDSLQPHMNWLTWDQIYENWDEDDPVKYYWKDWDLDVVKREPR
- a CDS encoding citrate synthase/methylcitrate synthase, whose protein sequence is MTYSTGLKDVVAAETRLSHVDGEAGVLVIGGYPLEEIAERATYEEMVHLLWHGALPTEAALDGFTSELAASRPLSGVTHDLLRGAAKERRPVIDVVRMAAASLPSIDDTADARSLVAGLPTMVAAYWRLLHGKEPVAPEASLGHAANLLYMLDGEIPGDDRVRALTTYLNTVIDHGMNASTFTARVIVSTRSDFVSAVSGAIGALKGPLHGGAPGPVISMLEAIGDADNAESYLRAILESGERLMGFGHAVYRVRDPRADVLSRAARTFLDRDDDGKDDDKDDDRDDDGQVDYGHDGHDDLYALAVHVEKTALELLEEYKPGRRLQTNVEFYTALLLKGLGLHPDLFTPMFAVGRVAGWTAHCIEQQAVDRIFRPDSHYSGEMTRRWTPVDNR
- a CDS encoding MerR family transcriptional regulator; amino-acid sequence: MGHTTAGRLPTAGRLPRNFSIREDVVMNSRRYMTSTEAASALNVSPSTLYAYVSRGMIRSEASGDGRRKRLYRSEDIERLKARKRARRNPGWAVKRALHTGDPILESAITLITDERLFYRGRDATILAANESFERVAALIWTNDKRFSFPIFSNTYQRDYRESWLKLKKLKPVERFQTLLPLAEADDLAALDLRRDTVAATGMRILWFMTGVATGEDPMGGIAQALRRAWAPEIDGAAELINTTLVLFADHELNVSTFTVRCAASAGTTPYSAVCAGLAALRGYKHGAASERVEALFQEAESIGSVERAIANRLRIGEKIPGFGHAVYRDVDPRASLLLRKLEDRFPGSKDLLLAREIIETTHRLVPDRYNIDLALTALVRVLNMPEGSAMALFALGRTAGWIGHAIEQYERDQLIRPRARYTGLRPPQISSS
- the leuB gene encoding 3-isopropylmalate dehydrogenase is translated as MHHIAVLPGDGIGPEITHEAVKVLQAVGERHQLNLDFTHHLVGGALLDAQGVALSDEVVEVCRRSDAVLFGAVGGPKWDHLDMQDRADHALIRLRQELSVYANLRQFRLYAGLEDASAVKVDLISGGVDFIILRELSSGAYYGRPKFSEVTPSGRRAVDTIEYYDFQVERLARYGYELARQRRGRLTSMSKWNALESSRLWRDVVEEVASEYSDVDTRHEIVDAGAMNLIQRPAEYDVIIMPNMFGDILGDEAAVLAGSIGMVPSAEISLDSTSLFEPIHGSANDIEGKDIANPIGMILSGALMLRYSLECPDGADDIDRAVGRVIEGGYRTADILRSPGQQEVSTSEMGDLVARMLRD